The genome window AAGCGGCGCACAACCTCCCACTTTTCCATCGCGCGCGGGCGCGGGGGGACGGGTTCGCCCAGGAGCACGGCGCGCGCCTCGGGGATCAACCACGGGTTGCCAAGCACGCCGCGCGCCAGCATCACGCCGTCGCAGCCGGTCTCGTCGACAAGGCGGCGCACATCGTCGCCGGTCATCACGCCGCCGTTGCCGATGACAGGAACCGACACGGCCTGCTTCACGCGGCGGATGTGCGTCCAGTCGGCGGCCTCGCCGTAGCTTTGCGAGCGGAAACGGCCATGGACGCAAATCGAATCGACGCCCTCGCCCTCGGCGATGCGCGCGATCTCGGCGGCGTTCGCGTTGTCCGGATCCCAGCCCGCGCGAATCTTCACCGTGAACGGCACGCCCGGCGCGGCGGCGCGGATCGCGGCGATGCAGCGTCGCGCGTTTTCCGGCTCGCGCAGAAGTCCGGAGCCCGATCCGTTGCCGGCGACCTTCCGGGTGGGGCAGCCCATGTTGAGATCGACAAGGTCCGCGCCATATTCGACGGCGATCGCGGCGCCGGCGGCGAGCGCGTCGGGAATGCTGCCGAAAAGCTGCACGGCAAACGGCCGCTCGTCCGGCTCCGTCGCGATGATGCGCATCGCGTGCTTGATCTTGCCATTCTTGAACGCGATGAGCGTCGGCCCGGCGATCATCTCGCAGTGCGTCAGGTCCGCGCCAAACCGCCGGCAAAGGCGCCGAAACGGCAGGTCGGTGACGCCGACCATCGGCGAGATCAGCACGCCGAGGCCAAGGTCCAGGTCGCGGATTTTTAGGGCAGGACGCATCGATGAAATACCTTTTCAACGCGCGCCGATCTTCGGCTCGCGCGGGCCGGTATAAATACCACAGCGGCAAACGAATTAAACGGGAAAGCCCGAGGGGCGGTTCGGCTGTCGCCGTAGCGGATTTACCCGTCGGTCAGTGACGAATCGGCGAGTTCGGCCTCGATCTCCTCCACGGACGGCAGACTACCCTTCAATTCATTGGGCAGATTGGCGACAATAAGCGTCTCCCACTGGGCGACGCCGATCGGCTTTTTCAGATTGCGCAGCGCGTATTCGACCACGATCTTTTTCTTCGAACGGCACAATAAAAGGCCGATAGTCGGCCTGTCGTCCGGGTGGCGCAACAGGTCGTCCGCGGCGGAGAGGTAAAGGTTCAACTGCCCGATGAAGGCCGGACTGAAGGGAACGGCCTTGAGCTCGATGACGACGTAGCAACGCAGTTTCAGGTGGTAAAAGAGCAGGTCAATGTAAAAGTCGTCGTCCCCGACTTCAAGCAGCACCTGGCGTCCGACGAACGCGAATCCGGTTCCCAGCTCGAGGAGAAATCGTTGGATGTGATCGACCAGCGCCTGCTCGACCTCGTGCTCCCGCCGGGGATCGGCGGTGCCCAGAAAATCGAACAAATACGGATCCTTGAAAATCTGCGCGGCCATGTCGGAATCCGAGGGCGGCAGCGCGACATCGAAATTCGTGATCGCCTTTCCGTGCCGTTCGTCGGCTCGGGCGTCGATCTGCATCGCGAGGATGTTACGCGACCAGCCGTTTTCGATGGTTTTTTTCATATACCATTCGCGAGTCGGCGCGTCGGCGATTTTGTCCAGAAGGATGCAATTGTGAAACCAGGGTATTTGTGCAGCAAGCTGCTGCACAATTGCCCGGTCCGGCCAGGCGACGGCGAAGGCGCGCATATATTTCAGGTTCCGGGGGGATAGGCCTTTCATCTCGGGGAAGGCTTCGCGCAGGTCGGACGATAGGCGGTCGATGACCTTCGCGCCCCATGCGGCGCGCGCCTGGCGCTCCAGGATCACGCGCCCGATATCCCAGTATAGATTGACCATCGCGGAATTGGCGGACAGCACCGCGCGCAGGCGCTCGTTCGCGATGCGGCGCTTCAGTTCGCCCAGGGTTTCGGCGTAGTCGCGCGGAAGTTCCGAACGCGGCGGCGCGACAGGGAACGCCGCCTCGTCGCGCGCGCGTCCCATCGATCGCCGTGCGGGCGTCTTGTCCGATGCCGGGCCGGCGCTTTTTCGTTTCGTAGTCAAAATCCGATCCAATCGT of bacterium contains these proteins:
- the dusB gene encoding tRNA dihydrouridine synthase DusB — protein: MRPALKIRDLDLGLGVLISPMVGVTDLPFRRLCRRFGADLTHCEMIAGPTLIAFKNGKIKHAMRIIATEPDERPFAVQLFGSIPDALAAGAAIAVEYGADLVDLNMGCPTRKVAGNGSGSGLLREPENARRCIAAIRAAAPGVPFTVKIRAGWDPDNANAAEIARIAEGEGVDSICVHGRFRSQSYGEAADWTHIRRVKQAVSVPVIGNGGVMTGDDVRRLVDETGCDGVMLARGVLGNPWLIPEARAVLLGEPVPPRPRAMEKWEVVRRFWEELAGFRGLEKAVRDVRKHLIWFTRGLHRANDFRADLHMFVDPETLVNHTRAFFEQAHEYEETAPADLLPDDEPISERYQL
- a CDS encoding PDDEXK nuclease domain-containing protein, which encodes MGRARDEAAFPVAPPRSELPRDYAETLGELKRRIANERLRAVLSANSAMVNLYWDIGRVILERQARAAWGAKVIDRLSSDLREAFPEMKGLSPRNLKYMRAFAVAWPDRAIVQQLAAQIPWFHNCILLDKIADAPTREWYMKKTIENGWSRNILAMQIDARADERHGKAITNFDVALPPSDSDMAAQIFKDPYLFDFLGTADPRREHEVEQALVDHIQRFLLELGTGFAFVGRQVLLEVGDDDFYIDLLFYHLKLRCYVVIELKAVPFSPAFIGQLNLYLSAADDLLRHPDDRPTIGLLLCRSKKKIVVEYALRNLKKPIGVAQWETLIVANLPNELKGSLPSVEEIEAELADSSLTDG